A genome region from Primulina eburnea isolate SZY01 chromosome 9, ASM2296580v1, whole genome shotgun sequence includes the following:
- the LOC140840561 gene encoding geranylgeranyl pyrophosphate synthase, chloroplastic-like, producing MSLVNPTTTWAHLKPCNNANVQCKKSRIACFSFCHSLKNNLPITLFLPKPTPNPSAFSFIPIFSLHDERARKTRFDFESYMLEKASQVNKALEQSISLEEPSKIRESIRYSLLAGGKRIRPMLCLAACELVGGDESTAMPAACATEMIHTMSLIHDDLPCIDNSDMRRGKPTNNKKFGEPVAVLAGDALLAFAFEHVATATKRAPAERVVRVVRELGRSAGCRGISAGQIADLDSEGMGGEIGLEHLEYIHMRKTGVLLEASVVVGAILGGANDEDIERLRKFARCIGLLFQVVDDILDVTKSSAELGKSAGTDLVLDKSTYPKLIGIEKSMELAQKLNGEAKEHLAGFDPEKTAQLVALTDYITNRRN from the coding sequence ATGAGTCTTGTCAATCCTACTACAACATGGGCACACTTAAAACCTTGCAACAACGCTAATGTTCAATGCAAGAAATCAAGAATCGCATGCTTTAGCTTTTGTCATTCACTCAAGAACAATCTTCCCATCACTTTATTTCTCCCAAAACCTACTCCAAATCCCTCAGCTTTTTCCTTCATTCCCATATTCTCCCTCCACGACGAAAGGGCGAGAAAAACGAGGTTTGATTTCGAGTCCTACATGCTCGAGAAGGCCAGTCAAGTAAACAAGGCGTTGGAACAGTCAATATCACTCGAAGAGCCATCGAAGATCCGTGAATCCATCAGGTACTCGCTTCTTGCAGGTGGCAAAAGGATCAGGCCAATGCTTTGTCTCGCCGCGTGCGAGCTTGTAGGCGGGGATGAATCGACGGCCATGCCAGCAGCCTGTGCCACGGAGATGATCCACACCATGTCGTTGATACACGACGACTTGCCATGCATAGACAACAGCGATATGCGCCGAGGGAAGCCCACCAACAACAAGAAATTCGGGGAACCCGTAGCCGTTCTGGCTGGCGACGCGCTTCTGGCGTTTGCATTCGAGCATGTCGCCACCGCTACGAAAAGGGCCCCGGCAGAAAGAGTTGTTCGAGTGGTCAGGGAATTGGGTCGCTCTGCCGGATGCCGAGGAATATCGGCGGGACAGATTGCGGATCTGGATTCGGAGGGGATGGGTGGGGAAATAGGACTAGAACACTTGGAATACATCCATATGCGTAAAACTGGAGTTCTATTGGAGGCTTCAGTAGTTGTAGGCGCCATTTTAGGAGGTGCAAACGATGAAGATATCGAAAGGCTGAGGAAGTTTGCTAGGTGCATCGGGTTGCTATTTCAAGTGGTTGATGACATTCTTGATGTCACAAAATCTTCGGCAGAACTGGGGAAGAGTGCGGGGACGGATTTGGTGTTGGATAAAAGCACTTATCCGAAGCTGATCGGGATTGAAAAATCGATGGAATTGGCTCAGAAATTGAACGGGGAAGCCAAGGAACACCTTGCTGGATTTGATCCGGAGAAGACTGCTCAATTGGTTGCTTTGACTGATTATATTACTAACCGGCGTAACTGA
- the LOC140841685 gene encoding uncharacterized protein, which yields MGLSLRASRVRGAAYFRSKNLLPTNLGAMKARNFFGISLSLIIINMAAIMERADENLLPAVYKEVSEAFEAGPSDLGYLTFIRNFVQGLASPVAGVLAMNYDRPTVLAIGILCWALSTAAVGVSKYFIQVAFWRAVNGVGLAIVIPALQSFIADSYTDGVRGAGFGFLNLVGTVGGIGGGAIATVMAGYNFWGMPGWRFSFITMASLSSFIGFLVFRFVVDPRRASGGHDTIKFSDRENLIEKLNTSSATVWLDSWAAMKAVMKVPTFRFIVLQGLVGSIPWTAIVFFTLWFELIGFDHNSAAALVGLFAAGCALGSFLGGVIADKMSQIYPFAGRVMCAQFSSFMGIPFSIYLLCVIPQSVTSYYTFAVTLFLMGLTVSWCATATNGPMFAEVVPVKHRTMIYAFDRAFELSFSSFAAPIVGILSEKIYGYDAKSVDPLLGSPREAYALSRGLISMMVVPTALCCLFYTPLYWTFKQDRENARLGSSKETEML from the exons AGCAAGAAATTTTTTTGGGATTTCTCTTTCTTTAATTATCATCAATATGGCCGCTATAATGGAGCGTGCTGATGAGAATCTCCTTCCTGCTGTTTACAAAGAAGTCAGTGAAGCCTTTGAAGCTGGGCCATCGGATCTTGGATACCTTACATTTATACGAAACTTTGTGCAAGGATTAGCATCACCTGTTGCAGGTGTATTAGCTATGAATTATGATCGCCCAACTGTTCTTGCAATTGGAATTCTATGTTGGGCATTATCTACAGCAGCAGTTGGTGTAAGCAAATATTTCATTCAAGTTGCATTTTGGCGAGCAGTAAATGGCGTTGGACTGGCAATTGTTATACCTGCACTTCAGTCGTTTATTGCAGATAGCTATACGGATGGTGTGAGAGGTGCTGGATTTGGGTTTTTGAATCTTGTTGGAACAGTGGGAGGTATAGGAGGTGGTGCTATTGCAACGGTTATGGCTGGTTACAATTTTTGGGGCATGCCCGGATGGAGATTCTCCTTTATTACGATGGCAAGTTTAAGTTCTTTCATTGGGTTTCTTGTTTTTCGTTTTGTTGTTGATCCAAGAAGAGCTAGTGGCGGTCATGATACGATCAAGTTTTCTGATAG GGAGAATTTAATAGAGAAACTCAATACAAGTTCGGCAACTGTATGGTTGGATTCGTGGGCGGCCATGAAAGCCGTGATGAAAGTGCCAACCTTTCGGTTCATTGTTTTACAAGGTCTTGTTGGCTCCATCCCTTGGACAGCCATCGTTTTCTTCACATTGTGGTTTGAGTTAATCG GATTTGATCACAACAGTGCAGCAGCTTTGGTCGGCCTTTTTGCTGCTGGATGCGCTCTAGGTTCGTTTCTTGGAGGTGTAATAGCCGACAAAATGTCCCAAATATATCCTTTCGCTGGACGTGTCATGTGTGCTCAATTCAGCTCATTTATGGGAATTCCATTCTCAATATATCTTCTCTGTGTCATCCCACAAAGTGTAACCAGCTACTATACATTTGCTGTCACCTTATTCTTGATGGGACTAACCGTAAGTTGGTGTGCAACCGCCACCAACGGTCCTATGTTTGCCGAGGTTGTCCCTGTCAAACACCGTACCATGATATACGCGTTTGATCGTGCTTTCGAGCTGTCATTTTCCTCATTCGCCGCCCCCATTGTGGGGATCCTTTCGGAGAAGATATACGGTTATGATGCTAAGTCCGTGGATCCGCTTCTTGGGTCACCTAGAGAGGCGTATGCTTTGTCGAGAGGACTTATTTCGATGATGGTGGTTCCTACTGCCTTGTGCTGCTTGTTTTACACTCCTTTGTATTGGACTTTTAAGCAGGATAGGGAGAATGCTAGGTTAGGTAGTTCCAAGGAAACTGAGATGCTATGA